From Cricetulus griseus strain 17A/GY chromosome 1 unlocalized genomic scaffold, alternate assembly CriGri-PICRH-1.0 chr1_0, whole genome shotgun sequence, a single genomic window includes:
- the Polr3c gene encoding DNA-directed RNA polymerase III subunit RPC3 produces the protein MTQAEIKLCSLLLQEHFGEIVEKIGVHLIRTGSQPLRVIAHDTGTSLDQVKKALCVLIHHNLVIYRVHKRSVVEYEAQCSRVLRMLRYPRYIYTTKTLYSDTGELIVEELLLNGKMTMSAVVKKVADRLTETMEDGKTMDYAEVSNAFVRLADTHFVQRCPLVPATGDSDPGPPPPAPTLVINEKDMYLVPKLSLIGKGKRRRSSDEDASGEPKAKKPKHTDNKEPIPDDGIYWQVNLDRFHQHFRDQAIVSAVANRMDQTSSEIVRTMLRMSEITTPSGAPFTQPLSSNEIFRSLPGSYNISKQVLDQYLTLLADDPLEFIGKSGDSGGGMYVINLHKALASLATATLESVIQERFGSRCARIFRLVLQKKHLEQKQVEDFAMIPAKEAKDMLYKMLSENFISLQEIPKTPDHAPSRTFYLYTVNVLSAARMLLHRCYKSIANLIERRQFETKENKRLLEKSQRVEAIIASMQATGAEEVQLQEIEEMITAPERQQLETLKRNVNKLDASEIQVDETIFLLESYIESTMKRQ, from the exons ATGACTCAAGCAGAAATTAAACTGTGTTCTTTATTGCTGCAAGAGCATTTTGGTGAGATTGTAGAAAAAATTGGAGTCCACCTAATCAGAACTGGCAGCCAGCCTCTTAGAGTAATTGCCCATGACACGGGAACATCACTGGATCAG GTGAAAAAAGCTCTTTGTGTCCTCATCCACCATAACCTCGTGATCTATCGTGTGCATAAACGCAGTGTTGTGGAGTATGAAGCCCAGTGTAGCCGGGTATTGCGAATGCTTAGGTATCCTCGGTACATCTATACTACCAAAACGCTGTACAGTGACACTGGAGAGCTGATTGTTGAAGAGCTCCTGTTGAATGGCAAAATGACAATGTCAGCTGTTGTGAAGAAAGTAGCAGATCGActcacagagaccatggagg ATGGCAAGACCATGGACTATGCTGAGGTATCAAATGCATTTGTGCGACTGGCAGATACTCACTTCGTACAGCGCTGTCCCCTGGTTCCTGCCACTGGCGATTCTGAccctgggccaccaccacctgccccAACCCTTGTCATTAATGAAAAGGACATGTACCTAGTTCCTAAACTGAGCTTGATAG GAAAAGGTAAGAGGAGGAGATCATCTGACGAAGATGCTTCTGGAGAGCCCAAGGCCAAGAAACCAAAACACACAGATAACAAAGAG CCCATTCCAGACGATGGGATTTATTGGCAAGTCAACCTTGACAGATTCCACCAGCACTTCCGTGACCAAGCAATTGTGAGCGCAGTTGCAAACCGAATGGACCAG ACAAGTAGCGAGATTGTGCGGACAATGCTCCGGATGAGTGAGATAACCACTCCCTCGGGTGCCCCATTTACCCAGCCCCTGTCCTCCAATGAG ATCTTCAGGTCCCTGCCTGGCAGCTATAACATCTCTAAGCAAGTCCTTGATCAGTACCTCACACTGCTGGCTGATGACCCA CTAGAGTTTATTGGAAAGTCTGGCGACAGTGGTGGAGGAATGTATGTCATCA ACCTCCATAAGGCATTGGCCTCCCTAGCCACCGCGACTCTGGAGTCTGTCATCCAGGAGAG ATTCGGGTCTCGCTGTGCCAGAATATTCCGTCTGGTATTGCAGAAGAAACACCtggagcagaagcaggtggaggaCTTTGCCATGATTCCTGCAAAGGAGGCAAAGGATATGCTGTATAAGATGCTCTCAGAGAACTTCATATCACTCCAG GAAATTCCTAAAACCCCAGACCATGCCCCATCCAGGACCTTCTATCTGTACACGGTGAATGTACTGTCGGCTGCCAGGATGCTGTTGCACAGGTGCTATAAG AGCATAGCCAACTTGATAGAAAGGCGGCAATTTGAAACGAAAGAGAACAA GCGGCTACTAGAAAAGTCTCAGCGGGTAGAAGCGATCATTGCATCAATGCAGGCCACGGGTGCAGAGGAGGTGCAGCTTCAGGAGATAGAGGAGATGATCACAGCCCCTGAGCGCCAGCAGCTGGAGACTCTGAAACGCAACGTTAACAA GTTGGATGCCAGTGAGATCCAGGTAGATGAAACCATCTTCTTGCTGGAGTCATACATCGAGAGCACCATGAAGAGACAGTAA
- the Nudt17 gene encoding nucleoside diphosphate-linked moiety X motif 17, with protein sequence MAAARLLLRLAGRLESVNFAQSVCGLLGAGQGPGPWYIHCSWQRGQLILSSSSFPGALERLPIQRPPFCPFAALGQQPGGSRMELPTNRGVEVGVAVILQSSDQTVLLTRRPCTLRISPNVWVPPGGHMEPDEEILECGLRELQEECGLQLPPNQFSCVLLGLWESAYPPRLSWGLPRHHHLFLFVLVISQESQQQLQARIQVNPKEVNAFMWLEPDVAAAVAAREDGTETLRLLQGLPPSLSATELKDDRETQPLILPMSTLLRTTPTTAEDKEHVNTGAKFALKLWLQHLGR encoded by the exons ATGGCAGCGGCACGGTTGCTGCTGCGCTTGGCCGGGCGGCTGGAGTCGGTGAACTTCGCGCAGAGTGTGTGTGGCCTCCTGGGCGCAGGGCAGGGCCCCGGGCCATGGTACATACACTGCAGCTGGCAGCGCGGACagctcatcctctccagcagttCATTCCCCGGCGCCTTGGAGAGGCTTCCGATCCAG AGACCCCCTTTCTGCCCCTTTGCGGCTCTGGGCCAGCAGCCTGGGGGCTCCAGGATGGAGCTGCCCACAAACAGAGGTGTGGAGGTGGGTGTGGCTGTCATTCTTCAGTCTAGTGACCAGACTGTCTTGTTGACCCGAAGACCATGTACTCTCCGCATCTCCCCCAACGTCTGGGTCCCTCCAG GTGGCCACATGGAACCCGATGAAGAG ATCCTTGAGTGTGGACTTCGAGAACTGCAGGAAGAGTGTGGATTACAGCTGCCCCCAAACCAGTTTTCTTGTGTCCTTCTGGGTCTGTGGGAG tctGCCTACCCTCCCAGGCTGAGCTGGGGTCTCCCCAGACACCATCACCTGTTTCTCTTCGTACTTGTAATCTCCCAGGAGTCACAGCAACAGCTCCAG GCCCGGATCCAAGTAAATCCAAAGGAGGTGAATGCCTTTATGTGGCTGGAGCCAGATGTagcagcagctgtggctgccagGGAGGATGGCACAGAGACACTTAGACTTCTCCAGGGCCTACCACCCTCTCTCAG TGCAACCGAACTGAAGGATGACAGAGAAACCCAACCTCTGATCCTGCCCATGTCCACGCTCTTGCGGACAACCCCAACCACAGCTGAGGACAAAGAACATGTCAACACTGGAGCCAAGTTTGCTCTCAAGCTCTGGCTGCAGCATCTGGGCCGCTGA
- the Pias3 gene encoding E3 SUMO-protein ligase PIAS3 isoform X3, whose translation MAELGELKHMVMSFRVSELQVLLGFAGRNKSGRKHELLAKALHLLKSSCAPSVQMKIKELYRRRFPRKALGPSDLSLLSLPPGTSPVGSPGPPAPIPPSLLTPGALLGPKREVDMHPPLPQPVHPDVTMKPLPFYEVYGELIRPTTLASTSSQRFEEAHFTFALTPQQVQQILTSREVLPGAKCDYTIQVQLRFCLCETSCPQEDYFPPNLFVKVNGKLCPLPGYLPPTKNGAEPKRPSRPINITSLARLSATVPNTIVVNWSSEFGRNYSLSVYLVRQLTAGTLLQKLRAKGIRNPDHSRALIKEKLTADPDSEVATTSLRVSLMCPLGKMRLTVPCRALTCAHLQSFDAALYLQMNEKKPTWTCPVCDKKAPYESLIIDGLFMEILNSCSDCDEIQFMEDGSWCPMKPKKEASEVCPPPGYGLDGLQYSPVQEGSPSENKKRVEVIDLTIESSSDEEDLPPTKKHCPVTSATIPALPGGKGVLTSGHQPSSVLRSPAMGTLGSDFLSSLPLHEFPPAFPLGADIQGLDLFSFLQTESQPTPKVIPLIGLLVGSADWYLFIGFHVATCKKSGPNSQ comes from the exons ATGGCGGAGCTGGGCGAGTTAAAG CACATGGTGATGAGTTTCCGAGTGTCTGAGCTCCAGGTGCTCCTTGGCTTCGCTGGCCGGAACAAGAGTGGACGGAAACACGAGCTCCTGGCCAAGGCCCTGCATCTCCTCAAGTCCAGCTGTGCCCCCAGTGTCCAGATGAAGATCAAAGAACTTTACCGCAGGCGCTTTCCCAGGAAGGCCCTGGGGCCCTCTGACCTTTCCCTGCTCTCCTTACCCCCTGGCACCTCCCCTGTAGGCTCCCCTGGCCCTCCAgctcccatccctccctcccttctaacCCCTGGGGCCCTGCTGGGCCCTAAGCGCGAGGTGGACATGCACCCACCTCTGCCCCAGCCAGTGCACCCTGATGTCACCATGAAACCGCTGCCCTTCTACGAAGTCTATGGGGAGCTCATCCGGCCCACCACCCTCG CATCCACCTCCAGCCAGAGGTTTGAGGAAGCGCACTTTACCTTTGCCCTCACTCCCCAGCAGGTGCAGCAGATTCTCACATCCAG AGAGGTTCTGCCAGGAGCCAAGTGTGATTATACCATACAAGTGCAGCTAAG GTTCTGTCTCTGTGAGACTAGCTGCCCACAGGAGGACTATTTTCCCCCTAACCTCTTTGTCAAGGTTAATGGGAAACTCTGCCCCCTGCCG ggTTACCTTCCCCCAACCAAGAATGGAGCAGAGCCCAAGAGGCCCAGCCGTCCAATCAACATTACATCCCTGGCTCGGCTCTCAGCCACAGTTCCCAACACCATTGTGGTTAATTGGTCATCTGAGTTTGGACGG AATTATTCCTTGTCTGTGTACCTGGTGAGGCAGTTAACCGCAGGGACCCTTCTACAAAAACTCAGAGCGAAGGGTATCCGGAATCCAGACCATTCCCGGGCACTGA TCAAGGAGAAATTGACCGCTGACCCTGACAGTGAGGTGGCTACTACAAGTCTCCGGGTGTCACTCATGTGCCCG CTAGGGAAGATGCGTCTGACCGTCCCATGCCGTGCCCTTACCTGTGCCCACCTGCAGAGCTTTGATGCTGCCCTTTATCTACAGATGAATGAGAAGAAGCCAACATGGACATGTCCTGTGTGTGATAAGAAGGCTCCCTATGAATCTCTTATTATTGATGG TTTATTCATGGAGATTCTTAATTCCTGTTCTGATTGTGATGAGATCCAGTTCATGGAAGATGGATCCTGGTGTCCGATGAAACCTAAGAAGGAGGCATCTGAGGTTTGCCCCCCGCCAGGGTATGGGCTGGatg GCCTGCAGTATAGCCCAGTCCAAGAGGGAAGTCCATCAGAGAATAAGAAGAGAGTTGAAGTTATTGATTTGACAATCGAAAGCTCATCAGATGAGGAAGATTTGCCTCCAACCAAGAAGCACTGCCCTGTCACCTCGGCCACCATTCCAGCCCTTCCTGGAGGCAAAGG TGTCCTGACATCTGGTCACCAGCCATCTTCGGTGCTGCGGAGCCCTGCAATGGGCACACTGGGCAGTGATTTTCTGTCCAGTCTCCCACTACATGAGTTTCCACCCGCCTTCCCACTGGGGGCTGACATCCAAG gtttagatttattttctttccttcagacTGAGAGTCAG CCCACACCCAAGGTGATCCCACTCATAGGTCTCCTGGTTGGGTCAGCAGACTGGTACCTCTTCATCGGGTTCCATGTGGCCACCTGCAAGAAGAGTGGACCCAATAGTCAATAG
- the Pias3 gene encoding E3 SUMO-protein ligase PIAS3 isoform X4, with amino-acid sequence MAELGELKHMVMSFRVSELQVLLGFAGRNKSGRKHELLAKALHLLKSSCAPSVQMKIKELYRRRFPRKALGPSDLSLLSLPPGTSPVGSPGPPAPIPPSLLTPGALLGPKREVDMHPPLPQPVHPDVTMKPLPFYEVYGELIRPTTLASTSSQRFEEAHFTFALTPQQVQQILTSREVLPGAKCDYTIQVQLRFCLCETSCPQEDYFPPNLFVKVNGKLCPLPGYLPPTKNGAEPKRPSRPINITSLARLSATVPNTIVVNWSSEFGRNYSLSVYLVRQLTAGTLLQKLRAKGIRNPDHSRALIKEKLTADPDSEVATTSLRVSLMCPLGKMRLTVPCRALTCAHLQSFDAALYLQMNEKKPTWTCPVCDKKAPYESLIIDGLFMEILNSCSDCDEIQFMEDGSWCPMKPKKEASEVCPPPGYGLDGLQYSPVQEGSPSENKKRVEVIDLTIESSSDEEDLPPTKKHCPVTSATIPALPGGKGVLTSGHQPSSVLRSPAMGTLGSDFLSSLPLHEFPPAFPLGADIQGLDLFSFLQTESQTQKDTRKLVWGQL; translated from the exons ATGGCGGAGCTGGGCGAGTTAAAG CACATGGTGATGAGTTTCCGAGTGTCTGAGCTCCAGGTGCTCCTTGGCTTCGCTGGCCGGAACAAGAGTGGACGGAAACACGAGCTCCTGGCCAAGGCCCTGCATCTCCTCAAGTCCAGCTGTGCCCCCAGTGTCCAGATGAAGATCAAAGAACTTTACCGCAGGCGCTTTCCCAGGAAGGCCCTGGGGCCCTCTGACCTTTCCCTGCTCTCCTTACCCCCTGGCACCTCCCCTGTAGGCTCCCCTGGCCCTCCAgctcccatccctccctcccttctaacCCCTGGGGCCCTGCTGGGCCCTAAGCGCGAGGTGGACATGCACCCACCTCTGCCCCAGCCAGTGCACCCTGATGTCACCATGAAACCGCTGCCCTTCTACGAAGTCTATGGGGAGCTCATCCGGCCCACCACCCTCG CATCCACCTCCAGCCAGAGGTTTGAGGAAGCGCACTTTACCTTTGCCCTCACTCCCCAGCAGGTGCAGCAGATTCTCACATCCAG AGAGGTTCTGCCAGGAGCCAAGTGTGATTATACCATACAAGTGCAGCTAAG GTTCTGTCTCTGTGAGACTAGCTGCCCACAGGAGGACTATTTTCCCCCTAACCTCTTTGTCAAGGTTAATGGGAAACTCTGCCCCCTGCCG ggTTACCTTCCCCCAACCAAGAATGGAGCAGAGCCCAAGAGGCCCAGCCGTCCAATCAACATTACATCCCTGGCTCGGCTCTCAGCCACAGTTCCCAACACCATTGTGGTTAATTGGTCATCTGAGTTTGGACGG AATTATTCCTTGTCTGTGTACCTGGTGAGGCAGTTAACCGCAGGGACCCTTCTACAAAAACTCAGAGCGAAGGGTATCCGGAATCCAGACCATTCCCGGGCACTGA TCAAGGAGAAATTGACCGCTGACCCTGACAGTGAGGTGGCTACTACAAGTCTCCGGGTGTCACTCATGTGCCCG CTAGGGAAGATGCGTCTGACCGTCCCATGCCGTGCCCTTACCTGTGCCCACCTGCAGAGCTTTGATGCTGCCCTTTATCTACAGATGAATGAGAAGAAGCCAACATGGACATGTCCTGTGTGTGATAAGAAGGCTCCCTATGAATCTCTTATTATTGATGG TTTATTCATGGAGATTCTTAATTCCTGTTCTGATTGTGATGAGATCCAGTTCATGGAAGATGGATCCTGGTGTCCGATGAAACCTAAGAAGGAGGCATCTGAGGTTTGCCCCCCGCCAGGGTATGGGCTGGatg GCCTGCAGTATAGCCCAGTCCAAGAGGGAAGTCCATCAGAGAATAAGAAGAGAGTTGAAGTTATTGATTTGACAATCGAAAGCTCATCAGATGAGGAAGATTTGCCTCCAACCAAGAAGCACTGCCCTGTCACCTCGGCCACCATTCCAGCCCTTCCTGGAGGCAAAGG TGTCCTGACATCTGGTCACCAGCCATCTTCGGTGCTGCGGAGCCCTGCAATGGGCACACTGGGCAGTGATTTTCTGTCCAGTCTCCCACTACATGAGTTTCCACCCGCCTTCCCACTGGGGGCTGACATCCAAG gtttagatttattttctttccttcagacTGAGAGTCAG ACCCAGAAGGACACAAGAAAACTGGTTTGGGGGCAGCTGTAA
- the Pias3 gene encoding E3 SUMO-protein ligase PIAS3 isoform X1 encodes MVMSFRVSELQVLLGFAGRNKSGRKHELLAKALHLLKSSCAPSVQMKIKELYRRRFPRKALGPSDLSLLSLPPGTSPVGSPGPPAPIPPSLLTPGALLGPKREVDMHPPLPQPVHPDVTMKPLPFYEVYGELIRPTTLASTSSQRFEEAHFTFALTPQQVQQILTSREVLPGAKCDYTIQVQLRFCLCETSCPQEDYFPPNLFVKVNGKLCPLPGYLPPTKNGAEPKRPSRPINITSLARLSATVPNTIVVNWSSEFGRNYSLSVYLVRQLTAGTLLQKLRAKGIRNPDHSRALIKEKLTADPDSEVATTSLRVSLMCPLGKMRLTVPCRALTCAHLQSFDAALYLQMNEKKPTWTCPVCDKKAPYESLIIDGLFMEILNSCSDCDEIQFMEDGSWCPMKPKKEASEVCPPPGYGLDGLQYSPVQEGSPSENKKRVEVIDLTIESSSDEEDLPPTKKHCPVTSATIPALPGGKGVLTSGHQPSSVLRSPAMGTLGSDFLSSLPLHEFPPAFPLGADIQGLDLFSFLQTESQHYGPSVITSLDEQDTLGHFFQYRGTPSHFLGPLAPTLGSSHRSSTPAPPPGRVSSIVSPGSSLRDGHGGPLPSGPSLSGRRSDVISLD; translated from the exons ATGGTGATGAGTTTCCGAGTGTCTGAGCTCCAGGTGCTCCTTGGCTTCGCTGGCCGGAACAAGAGTGGACGGAAACACGAGCTCCTGGCCAAGGCCCTGCATCTCCTCAAGTCCAGCTGTGCCCCCAGTGTCCAGATGAAGATCAAAGAACTTTACCGCAGGCGCTTTCCCAGGAAGGCCCTGGGGCCCTCTGACCTTTCCCTGCTCTCCTTACCCCCTGGCACCTCCCCTGTAGGCTCCCCTGGCCCTCCAgctcccatccctccctcccttctaacCCCTGGGGCCCTGCTGGGCCCTAAGCGCGAGGTGGACATGCACCCACCTCTGCCCCAGCCAGTGCACCCTGATGTCACCATGAAACCGCTGCCCTTCTACGAAGTCTATGGGGAGCTCATCCGGCCCACCACCCTCG CATCCACCTCCAGCCAGAGGTTTGAGGAAGCGCACTTTACCTTTGCCCTCACTCCCCAGCAGGTGCAGCAGATTCTCACATCCAG AGAGGTTCTGCCAGGAGCCAAGTGTGATTATACCATACAAGTGCAGCTAAG GTTCTGTCTCTGTGAGACTAGCTGCCCACAGGAGGACTATTTTCCCCCTAACCTCTTTGTCAAGGTTAATGGGAAACTCTGCCCCCTGCCG ggTTACCTTCCCCCAACCAAGAATGGAGCAGAGCCCAAGAGGCCCAGCCGTCCAATCAACATTACATCCCTGGCTCGGCTCTCAGCCACAGTTCCCAACACCATTGTGGTTAATTGGTCATCTGAGTTTGGACGG AATTATTCCTTGTCTGTGTACCTGGTGAGGCAGTTAACCGCAGGGACCCTTCTACAAAAACTCAGAGCGAAGGGTATCCGGAATCCAGACCATTCCCGGGCACTGA TCAAGGAGAAATTGACCGCTGACCCTGACAGTGAGGTGGCTACTACAAGTCTCCGGGTGTCACTCATGTGCCCG CTAGGGAAGATGCGTCTGACCGTCCCATGCCGTGCCCTTACCTGTGCCCACCTGCAGAGCTTTGATGCTGCCCTTTATCTACAGATGAATGAGAAGAAGCCAACATGGACATGTCCTGTGTGTGATAAGAAGGCTCCCTATGAATCTCTTATTATTGATGG TTTATTCATGGAGATTCTTAATTCCTGTTCTGATTGTGATGAGATCCAGTTCATGGAAGATGGATCCTGGTGTCCGATGAAACCTAAGAAGGAGGCATCTGAGGTTTGCCCCCCGCCAGGGTATGGGCTGGatg GCCTGCAGTATAGCCCAGTCCAAGAGGGAAGTCCATCAGAGAATAAGAAGAGAGTTGAAGTTATTGATTTGACAATCGAAAGCTCATCAGATGAGGAAGATTTGCCTCCAACCAAGAAGCACTGCCCTGTCACCTCGGCCACCATTCCAGCCCTTCCTGGAGGCAAAGG TGTCCTGACATCTGGTCACCAGCCATCTTCGGTGCTGCGGAGCCCTGCAATGGGCACACTGGGCAGTGATTTTCTGTCCAGTCTCCCACTACATGAGTTTCCACCCGCCTTCCCACTGGGGGCTGACATCCAAG gtttagatttattttctttccttcagacTGAGAGTCAG CACTACGGTCCTTCTGTCATCACTTCACTAGATGAGCAGGACACCCTTGGTCACTTCTTCCAGTACCGGGGAACCCCTTCCCACTTCCTGGGCCCACTGGCTCCCACATTGGGAAGCTCTCACCGTAGCTCCACTCCAGCGCCCCCTCCTGGCCGTGTCAGCAGCATTGTGTCTCCTGGGAGTTCCTTGAGGGATGGGCATGGAGGACCCCTGCCTTCAGGTCCCTCTCTGAGTGGCCGGCGGTCAGATGTTATTTCCTTGGATTGA
- the Pias3 gene encoding E3 SUMO-protein ligase PIAS3 isoform X2 encodes MAELGELKHMVMSFRVSELQVLLGFAGRNKSGRKHELLAKALHLLKSSCAPSVQMKIKELYRRRFPRKALGPSDLSLLSLPPGTSPVGSPGPPAPIPPSLLTPGALLGPKREVDMHPPLPQPVHPDVTMKPLPFYEVYGELIRPTTLASTSSQRFEEAHFTFALTPQQVQQILTSREVLPGAKCDYTIQVQLRFCLCETSCPQEDYFPPNLFVKVNGKLCPLPGYLPPTKNGAEPKRPSRPINITSLARLSATVPNTIVVNWSSEFGRNYSLSVYLVRQLTAGTLLQKLRAKGIRNPDHSRALIKEKLTADPDSEVATTSLRVSLMCPLGKMRLTVPCRALTCAHLQSFDAALYLQMNEKKPTWTCPVCDKKAPYESLIIDGLFMEILNSCSDCDEIQFMEDGSWCPMKPKKEASEVCPPPGYGLDGLQYSPVQEGSPSENKKRVEVIDLTIESSSDEEDLPPTKKHCPVTSATIPALPGGKGVLTSGHQPSSVLRSPAMGTLGSDFLSSLPLHEFPPAFPLGADIQGLDLFSFLQTESQHYGPSVITSLDEQDTLGHFFQYRGTPSHFLGPLAPTLGSSHRSSTPAPPPGRVSSIVSPGSSLRDGHGGPLPSGPSLSGRRSDVISLD; translated from the exons ATGGCGGAGCTGGGCGAGTTAAAG CACATGGTGATGAGTTTCCGAGTGTCTGAGCTCCAGGTGCTCCTTGGCTTCGCTGGCCGGAACAAGAGTGGACGGAAACACGAGCTCCTGGCCAAGGCCCTGCATCTCCTCAAGTCCAGCTGTGCCCCCAGTGTCCAGATGAAGATCAAAGAACTTTACCGCAGGCGCTTTCCCAGGAAGGCCCTGGGGCCCTCTGACCTTTCCCTGCTCTCCTTACCCCCTGGCACCTCCCCTGTAGGCTCCCCTGGCCCTCCAgctcccatccctccctcccttctaacCCCTGGGGCCCTGCTGGGCCCTAAGCGCGAGGTGGACATGCACCCACCTCTGCCCCAGCCAGTGCACCCTGATGTCACCATGAAACCGCTGCCCTTCTACGAAGTCTATGGGGAGCTCATCCGGCCCACCACCCTCG CATCCACCTCCAGCCAGAGGTTTGAGGAAGCGCACTTTACCTTTGCCCTCACTCCCCAGCAGGTGCAGCAGATTCTCACATCCAG AGAGGTTCTGCCAGGAGCCAAGTGTGATTATACCATACAAGTGCAGCTAAG GTTCTGTCTCTGTGAGACTAGCTGCCCACAGGAGGACTATTTTCCCCCTAACCTCTTTGTCAAGGTTAATGGGAAACTCTGCCCCCTGCCG ggTTACCTTCCCCCAACCAAGAATGGAGCAGAGCCCAAGAGGCCCAGCCGTCCAATCAACATTACATCCCTGGCTCGGCTCTCAGCCACAGTTCCCAACACCATTGTGGTTAATTGGTCATCTGAGTTTGGACGG AATTATTCCTTGTCTGTGTACCTGGTGAGGCAGTTAACCGCAGGGACCCTTCTACAAAAACTCAGAGCGAAGGGTATCCGGAATCCAGACCATTCCCGGGCACTGA TCAAGGAGAAATTGACCGCTGACCCTGACAGTGAGGTGGCTACTACAAGTCTCCGGGTGTCACTCATGTGCCCG CTAGGGAAGATGCGTCTGACCGTCCCATGCCGTGCCCTTACCTGTGCCCACCTGCAGAGCTTTGATGCTGCCCTTTATCTACAGATGAATGAGAAGAAGCCAACATGGACATGTCCTGTGTGTGATAAGAAGGCTCCCTATGAATCTCTTATTATTGATGG TTTATTCATGGAGATTCTTAATTCCTGTTCTGATTGTGATGAGATCCAGTTCATGGAAGATGGATCCTGGTGTCCGATGAAACCTAAGAAGGAGGCATCTGAGGTTTGCCCCCCGCCAGGGTATGGGCTGGatg GCCTGCAGTATAGCCCAGTCCAAGAGGGAAGTCCATCAGAGAATAAGAAGAGAGTTGAAGTTATTGATTTGACAATCGAAAGCTCATCAGATGAGGAAGATTTGCCTCCAACCAAGAAGCACTGCCCTGTCACCTCGGCCACCATTCCAGCCCTTCCTGGAGGCAAAGG TGTCCTGACATCTGGTCACCAGCCATCTTCGGTGCTGCGGAGCCCTGCAATGGGCACACTGGGCAGTGATTTTCTGTCCAGTCTCCCACTACATGAGTTTCCACCCGCCTTCCCACTGGGGGCTGACATCCAAG gtttagatttattttctttccttcagacTGAGAGTCAG CACTACGGTCCTTCTGTCATCACTTCACTAGATGAGCAGGACACCCTTGGTCACTTCTTCCAGTACCGGGGAACCCCTTCCCACTTCCTGGGCCCACTGGCTCCCACATTGGGAAGCTCTCACCGTAGCTCCACTCCAGCGCCCCCTCCTGGCCGTGTCAGCAGCATTGTGTCTCCTGGGAGTTCCTTGAGGGATGGGCATGGAGGACCCCTGCCTTCAGGTCCCTCTCTGAGTGGCCGGCGGTCAGATGTTATTTCCTTGGATTGA